In a single window of the Pseudogemmatithrix spongiicola genome:
- a CDS encoding MATE family efflux transporter, translating to MAAPGTKRFDRSIVEGPISGAVWKLAWPTVLQNVIGGLQGVVDHAMVGHYVGYAGNAAVGVSLQIFIVVIVFVMSLYTGMGVLVARHAGADDHDGVNHVVYQAFLATMLLSLLVLAPIGWFAAPWLLDLVRAAPEVKAQALQYLRISFLGCAGTMTFFLLGGALRAAGDAKTPLRLGLAMTALNVLLNVLLIRGVGPFPALGVAGAALGTVIAGLTVSGVGLWLLLSGRLVVHWPTSQSRRIDWATVRQLFRFGLPAGLQGIAMNVAGVLLLRYIGSLAQSAEAQAAYAIGYTELFSLVTWTSVGLMGAAAAVAGQNLGAGKPERSAAAVQTAAGYGIGIALFVGALFLTVPRLLLGLFGMQDETVLALGTQLLRWLAVSGMFVSVALTFTGGLQGTGDTKGPLYISLVSQIGIPLGLLAVLQAMRPLQPSDIWLAILCGHVTRCTLSVWRFRRGAWRSIQVAPAR from the coding sequence GTGGCGGCCCCCGGCACGAAGCGCTTCGACCGCTCGATCGTCGAGGGCCCCATCAGCGGCGCCGTGTGGAAGCTCGCGTGGCCGACCGTGCTCCAGAACGTCATCGGGGGCCTGCAGGGCGTGGTGGACCATGCGATGGTCGGCCACTACGTGGGCTACGCCGGCAACGCCGCGGTCGGCGTGTCGCTGCAGATCTTCATCGTCGTCATCGTCTTCGTGATGTCGCTCTACACGGGCATGGGCGTGCTGGTCGCGCGGCATGCCGGCGCCGATGACCACGACGGCGTGAATCACGTGGTGTACCAGGCGTTCCTGGCGACGATGCTGCTGTCACTGCTCGTGCTGGCGCCCATCGGGTGGTTCGCGGCGCCCTGGCTGCTCGATCTCGTGCGGGCGGCGCCCGAGGTGAAGGCGCAGGCGCTGCAGTACCTGCGCATCTCGTTCCTGGGCTGTGCCGGCACGATGACGTTCTTCCTGCTCGGCGGTGCGCTGCGCGCGGCGGGCGACGCGAAGACGCCGCTCCGCCTCGGCCTGGCGATGACCGCGCTGAACGTGCTGCTCAACGTGCTGCTGATCCGCGGCGTGGGCCCGTTCCCCGCGCTCGGCGTGGCCGGTGCGGCGCTGGGCACCGTGATCGCCGGGCTCACGGTCTCGGGCGTCGGCCTCTGGCTGCTGCTCAGCGGTCGCCTCGTGGTGCACTGGCCGACGTCGCAGTCGCGACGCATCGACTGGGCGACGGTGCGGCAGCTCTTCCGTTTCGGGTTGCCCGCCGGGTTGCAGGGCATCGCCATGAACGTCGCGGGCGTGCTGCTGCTGCGGTACATCGGTTCGCTGGCCCAGAGCGCGGAGGCGCAGGCGGCGTACGCGATCGGCTACACCGAGCTGTTCTCGCTGGTGACGTGGACGTCGGTGGGCTTGATGGGCGCGGCGGCGGCCGTTGCGGGCCAGAACCTCGGGGCCGGCAAGCCCGAGCGTTCCGCCGCGGCGGTCCAGACGGCGGCAGGATACGGCATCGGCATCGCGCTGTTCGTCGGCGCGCTGTTCCTCACGGTGCCGCGGCTCCTGCTCGGCCTGTTCGGGATGCAGGACGAGACGGTGCTCGCACTCGGGACGCAGCTGCTGCGCTGGCTGGCGGTCTCTGGGATGTTCGTCTCCGTCGCACTGACGTTCACGGGCGGCTTGCAGGGCACCGGCGACACGAAGGGGCCGCTCTACATCTCCCTGGTCTCGCAGATCGGCATTCCGTTGGGACTGCTCGCGGTGCTGCAGGCGATGCGGCCGCTGCAGCCCAGCGATATCTGGCTGGCGATCCTGTGCGGCCACGTGACGCGCTGCACGCTGAGTGTATGGCGTTTCCGGCGCGGGGCATGGCGAAGCATCCAGGTCGCGCCGGCGCGCTGA
- a CDS encoding efflux RND transporter periplasmic adaptor subunit: MRRPAFFLLVLAAAAAGCDKSDSAAAAPPATGGPAAPRAAGSVVLSGADLYTLAPDRIEVGIAISGGLRPIESIVIRARLEGDVVEVIAREGDRVAQGALLARFESTEQEAALRSAEADKLAAETEAKTAQWNFEQTRDLFRAGAVPEREFRAAEQAAATSAARLAASEARLRAAALVERDTRVVAPVAGTIERRIIQSGVRALRGGELFTLVRTDILELTAAVPARLADEVRIGQPVRFVADARRFDGRVARVSPTVDPASQSVTVYVQVPNGDGTLKGNSFATGQIVASAFDNQLLVPQQAVRQPAAGAGAAPFVWRLKGGVLERAVVKLGVVDEGRGVVQVLDGLAAGDQVVVGNVGMLGAGMQVQLIGGEQPAAVGAR; the protein is encoded by the coding sequence ATGCGACGCCCCGCGTTCTTCCTCCTCGTGCTGGCGGCTGCGGCTGCCGGTTGTGACAAGTCCGACTCCGCCGCCGCTGCGCCCCCGGCGACGGGCGGTCCTGCGGCGCCGCGTGCGGCGGGATCGGTCGTGCTCTCCGGCGCCGACCTCTACACGCTCGCCCCGGACCGCATCGAGGTCGGCATCGCCATCTCGGGGGGGCTGCGGCCCATCGAGTCCATCGTGATCCGCGCGCGCCTCGAGGGCGATGTCGTCGAAGTCATCGCGCGTGAGGGCGACCGCGTCGCGCAAGGCGCGCTGCTCGCGCGCTTCGAGAGCACCGAGCAGGAGGCGGCGCTGCGCTCGGCGGAAGCCGACAAGCTGGCCGCCGAGACCGAAGCGAAGACGGCCCAGTGGAACTTCGAGCAGACGCGCGACCTCTTCCGGGCCGGCGCCGTCCCGGAGCGCGAGTTCCGCGCCGCCGAACAGGCGGCCGCGACGTCGGCGGCACGGCTCGCCGCCTCGGAGGCCCGTCTGCGCGCCGCCGCCCTGGTCGAGCGGGATACGCGCGTCGTCGCGCCGGTCGCCGGCACCATCGAGCGCCGGATCATCCAGTCCGGCGTGCGCGCCCTGCGCGGCGGCGAGCTCTTCACGCTCGTCCGCACGGACATCCTCGAGCTCACGGCCGCCGTGCCCGCACGGCTCGCTGACGAGGTCCGCATCGGCCAGCCGGTGCGCTTCGTCGCCGACGCGCGCCGCTTCGACGGGCGCGTCGCCCGGGTCAGCCCCACGGTCGACCCGGCCTCGCAGTCGGTCACCGTCTACGTGCAGGTCCCCAATGGCGACGGCACGCTCAAGGGCAACAGCTTCGCCACGGGCCAGATCGTCGCCAGTGCCTTCGACAACCAGCTGCTCGTGCCGCAGCAGGCCGTCCGCCAGCCCGCCGCGGGTGCCGGCGCCGCGCCCTTCGTGTGGCGCCTCAAGGGCGGCGTGCTCGAACGCGCCGTCGTGAAGCTCGGCGTGGTCGACGAAGGCCGCGGCGTCGTACAGGTGCTCGACGGCCTCGCAGCCGGTGACCAGGTGGTCGTCGGCAACGTCGGCATGCTCGGGGCCGGCATGCAGGTCCAACTGATCGGCGGCGAGCAGCCCGCCGCCGTGGGAGCGCGCTGA
- the glnA gene encoding type I glutamate--ammonia ligase, with translation MPKPSTVPADLSGATAKDILALAESQGVRFLRLQFTDILGINKNVEVPASQFPKALAGDMLFDGSSIEGFVRVEESDMLLKPDFSTFRVFPWGDPQQRVARVICDVTMFDGSPFAGDPRQVLKRQVARAAEMGFVMNAGMEAEFFLFRPAVDGGAGTLTHDVGGYFDLAPMDRGEDARRAIVATLEQMGFEVEGAHHEVAHGQHEIDFRYADALTTADNIATFRFVVKHVAQQFGLVASFMPKPVFGQNGSGMHTHQSLFAKGENAFFDAKAEYQLSKVAHHYIGGLLKHARGMSAITNPLVNSYKRLVPGYEAPVNVAWSLHNRSPLIRVPSRRGAGTRVELRSPDPSANPYLALAVMLAAGLDGIATEATSREPVNENIWEMSFRERRRLRIDDLPHDLNEACDELEKDADICEALGPHVTQQFLAAKREEWREYISQVSAWELDRYLAKY, from the coding sequence ATGCCCAAGCCCTCGACCGTCCCCGCCGACCTCAGCGGCGCGACCGCCAAGGACATTCTCGCCCTCGCGGAGTCGCAGGGGGTGCGATTCCTGCGCCTGCAGTTCACCGACATCCTCGGCATCAACAAGAACGTCGAGGTGCCGGCGTCGCAATTCCCGAAGGCGCTGGCGGGCGACATGCTCTTCGACGGCTCGTCGATCGAGGGATTCGTGCGCGTCGAGGAGTCGGATATGCTGCTCAAGCCCGACTTCTCGACCTTCCGCGTGTTTCCCTGGGGCGATCCGCAGCAGCGCGTCGCGCGCGTGATCTGCGACGTGACGATGTTCGACGGCTCGCCGTTCGCCGGCGATCCGCGGCAGGTGCTCAAGCGCCAGGTGGCGCGCGCCGCCGAGATGGGCTTCGTGATGAACGCCGGCATGGAAGCCGAGTTCTTCCTGTTCCGGCCCGCGGTGGACGGCGGCGCGGGGACGCTCACGCACGACGTGGGCGGCTACTTCGACCTCGCGCCGATGGACCGCGGCGAGGATGCACGCCGCGCGATCGTCGCGACGCTGGAGCAGATGGGCTTCGAGGTGGAAGGTGCGCACCATGAGGTCGCGCACGGCCAGCACGAGATCGACTTCCGCTACGCCGACGCCCTGACCACGGCGGACAACATCGCGACGTTTCGCTTCGTCGTGAAGCACGTGGCGCAGCAGTTCGGCCTGGTCGCCTCGTTCATGCCGAAGCCGGTGTTCGGGCAGAACGGCAGCGGCATGCACACGCACCAGTCGCTGTTCGCCAAGGGCGAGAACGCGTTCTTCGACGCGAAGGCCGAGTACCAGCTTTCGAAGGTCGCGCACCATTACATCGGCGGGCTGCTCAAGCATGCGCGCGGCATGAGTGCGATCACCAACCCGCTGGTGAACTCGTACAAGCGGCTCGTGCCGGGCTACGAGGCGCCGGTGAACGTGGCGTGGTCGCTGCACAACCGCTCGCCGCTGATCCGCGTGCCCTCGCGCCGCGGGGCGGGGACGCGCGTGGAACTGCGCTCGCCGGACCCCTCGGCCAACCCCTACCTGGCGCTGGCCGTCATGCTCGCCGCGGGACTCGACGGCATCGCGACCGAGGCGACCTCGCGCGAGCCGGTGAACGAGAACATCTGGGAGATGAGCTTCCGCGAGCGCCGTCGCCTGCGCATCGACGACCTGCCGCACGACCTCAACGAGGCCTGCGACGAGCTCGAGAAGGATGCAGACATCTGCGAGGCGCTGGGGCCGCACGTGACCCAGCAGTTCCTCGCCGCGAAGCGCGAAGAGTGGCGCGAGTACATCTCGCAGGTCTCGGCCTGGGAGCTGGACCGCTACCTGGCGAAGTACTGA
- a CDS encoding efflux RND transporter permease subunit, producing MFLSDISIKRPVFATMMMVALVVIGAVGFARLSVDEYPDVTYPVIIAQTVYPGASPDVVEREVSKPLEEALNTTEGLKEISSTSTEGASLVRLQFNLGVDVQKMQPEVQGKIGRIRRQLPRDIEEPVIIRFDPNDRPIMSIALQSEARPMREVTDLGREVIKPRIEAIPGVGGVTLVGGATREIRVELDPNALRAYGLSPANVVAALERENQEVPAGRIQRGDSERLVRVTGRIVDPMAFRDVTVAVRNGAPVRVRDVASVRDGVAEARSASFMGTDPALSLDVLKISGANTVDVADQVQVVVAELQRQLPEDIKLTIIRDDSAKIREALWDVELTLVLGAILTVLIIYFFLASWRSTVITGLTLPVAIVSSFFAMWAFGFTLNTMTLLALSLSIGLLIDDAIVVRENIVRHVAMGKDHYTAAREGTSEIGLAVFATTLAVIAVFIPVAFMGGMIGKIFFQFGVTVAFAVSVSLFVSFTLDPMLSSIWHDPEAEHHDPVARANSGPVRRLALAFDGWFERMADRYPPLLLASLKHRWLVLAGGGVSVVIAVIIAARLGFTWMPDYDAGEFNVSYRVPPGARVEYTVGKGMSLDTIIRRIPEVEFTYLTVGSGFRGGVSNGQLFVKLKPVHDRERSMAEIQNALRPQLRNVSGTRASIDGTRSIFGGYRQPIVVNVQGPEPARLKLIAGEVNEIMRAVPGMAEPFSSDEGDIPQLDVRVDRQQAWAAGLGIGAIAGTLQPLFTGTRATRWQDEQGYSHDVRVVYPDSLRASAEDVANIPVAAPAIDARGLPVAIPLNQVADVRAGVGPQQIERRQLERQISISAGVLPGYAVGDVADATLAALDSLVLPAGYRTVFTGDVQNLNETKGFVLEAIVLAVIFIYLILASLFGSFLQPLAIMFSLPLSLLGVSLALWWTKGTINVMSMIGIIMLMGLVTKNGILLIDFVNQARGEGKDRLTAILEAGRIRLRPIVMTTAAMIFGMLPLALAIGEGAEQRAPMAHAVIGGLITSTLLTLFVVPAVYTILDDLSGGLARRRQARTEEAAVESPEAPALAATQAGNPA from the coding sequence ATGTTCCTCTCCGACATCTCCATCAAGCGTCCGGTCTTCGCGACCATGATGATGGTCGCGCTCGTCGTCATCGGCGCGGTGGGGTTCGCGCGCCTCTCCGTCGACGAGTATCCCGACGTCACGTATCCCGTGATCATCGCGCAGACGGTGTATCCCGGCGCCTCGCCGGACGTGGTCGAACGCGAAGTCTCCAAGCCGCTCGAGGAAGCGCTCAACACCACCGAGGGCCTGAAGGAGATCAGCTCCACCAGTACGGAAGGCGCCTCGCTGGTGCGCCTGCAGTTCAACCTCGGCGTCGACGTGCAGAAGATGCAGCCCGAGGTGCAGGGCAAGATCGGCCGCATCCGCCGCCAGTTGCCGCGCGACATCGAAGAGCCCGTCATCATCCGCTTCGACCCCAACGACCGGCCGATCATGAGCATCGCGCTGCAGTCGGAGGCGCGGCCGATGCGCGAGGTCACCGACCTCGGCCGCGAGGTCATCAAGCCGCGCATCGAGGCCATTCCGGGCGTCGGCGGCGTCACCTTGGTCGGCGGCGCCACGCGCGAGATCCGTGTCGAGCTGGACCCGAACGCGCTGCGCGCCTACGGCCTCTCGCCGGCCAACGTCGTTGCGGCGCTCGAACGCGAGAACCAGGAAGTGCCCGCCGGCCGCATCCAGCGCGGCGACTCCGAACGGCTCGTGCGCGTCACGGGCCGCATCGTCGACCCGATGGCCTTCCGCGACGTCACCGTCGCCGTGCGCAACGGCGCGCCGGTGCGCGTGCGGGATGTCGCCTCCGTGCGGGACGGCGTCGCCGAAGCGCGCTCGGCCTCGTTCATGGGCACGGACCCCGCGCTGTCCCTCGACGTGCTCAAGATCAGCGGCGCCAATACCGTGGACGTCGCCGACCAGGTGCAGGTCGTCGTCGCCGAGCTGCAGCGGCAGCTGCCCGAGGACATCAAGCTCACCATCATCCGCGACGACTCCGCGAAGATCCGCGAGGCGCTCTGGGACGTGGAGCTCACGCTCGTGCTCGGCGCGATCCTCACGGTGCTCATCATCTACTTCTTCCTCGCGTCGTGGCGCTCGACCGTCATCACCGGCCTCACGCTCCCGGTGGCCATCGTCTCGAGCTTCTTCGCGATGTGGGCCTTCGGCTTCACGCTCAACACGATGACGCTGCTCGCGCTGTCGCTGTCGATCGGCCTGCTCATCGACGACGCGATCGTCGTGCGCGAGAACATCGTGCGCCACGTCGCGATGGGCAAAGACCACTACACGGCCGCCCGCGAGGGCACCAGCGAGATCGGTCTCGCCGTGTTCGCGACGACGCTCGCCGTGATCGCCGTGTTCATTCCCGTCGCCTTCATGGGCGGCATGATCGGCAAGATCTTCTTCCAGTTCGGCGTGACCGTCGCGTTCGCCGTGTCGGTGTCGCTGTTCGTGAGCTTCACGCTCGACCCGATGCTCTCGTCCATCTGGCACGATCCGGAGGCCGAGCACCACGATCCGGTCGCCCGCGCCAACAGCGGTCCGGTGCGCCGGCTCGCCCTCGCCTTCGACGGCTGGTTCGAGCGCATGGCCGACCGCTACCCGCCGCTGCTGCTCGCCTCGCTCAAGCACCGCTGGCTGGTGCTCGCCGGCGGCGGCGTGTCGGTCGTCATCGCCGTGATCATCGCGGCCCGCCTCGGCTTCACCTGGATGCCCGATTACGACGCCGGCGAGTTCAACGTCTCGTACCGTGTGCCGCCCGGCGCGCGCGTCGAGTACACCGTCGGCAAGGGGATGTCGCTCGACACGATCATCCGCCGCATTCCCGAAGTCGAGTTCACCTACCTCACGGTGGGCTCGGGCTTCCGCGGCGGCGTGTCCAACGGCCAGCTCTTCGTCAAGCTCAAGCCGGTGCACGACCGCGAGCGCTCGATGGCCGAGATCCAGAACGCGCTGCGCCCGCAGCTGCGCAACGTCAGCGGCACGCGCGCCAGCATCGACGGCACGCGCTCCATCTTCGGTGGGTATCGCCAGCCGATCGTCGTGAACGTGCAGGGTCCCGAACCGGCGCGCCTCAAGCTCATCGCCGGCGAGGTCAACGAGATCATGCGCGCCGTGCCGGGCATGGCCGAGCCGTTCTCGTCCGACGAAGGCGACATCCCGCAGCTCGACGTCCGCGTCGACCGCCAGCAAGCCTGGGCGGCCGGCCTCGGCATCGGCGCCATCGCCGGCACGCTGCAGCCGCTCTTCACCGGCACGCGCGCCACGCGCTGGCAGGATGAGCAGGGCTACTCGCACGACGTGCGCGTCGTCTACCCCGACTCGCTGCGCGCCTCCGCCGAGGATGTGGCGAACATCCCCGTCGCCGCACCCGCCATCGACGCGCGTGGGCTCCCCGTCGCCATCCCGCTCAACCAGGTCGCCGACGTGCGCGCCGGCGTCGGACCGCAGCAGATCGAACGCCGCCAGCTCGAGCGGCAGATCTCCATCTCCGCCGGCGTCCTGCCCGGCTATGCCGTCGGCGACGTCGCCGACGCCACGCTCGCCGCGCTGGATTCGCTCGTGCTGCCTGCCGGCTACCGCACGGTGTTCACGGGCGACGTCCAGAACCTCAACGAGACCAAGGGCTTCGTCCTCGAAGCCATCGTCCTCGCCGTCATCTTCATCTATCTGATCCTCGCGTCGCTCTTCGGCAGCTTCCTGCAGCCGCTGGCGATCATGTTCTCGCTGCCGCTCTCCCTGCTCGGCGTCTCGCTCGCCCTGTGGTGGACGAAGGGCACGATCAACGTCATGTCGATGATCGGCATCATCATGCTCATGGGCCTGGTGACCAAGAACGGCATCCTGCTCATCGACTTCGTGAACCAGGCCCGCGGCGAGGGCAAGGATCGCCTCACCGCCATCCTCGAAGCCGGACGCATCCGCCTGCGGCCGATCGTCATGACCACCGCCGCGATGATCTTCGGCATGCTGCCCCTCGCCCTCGCCATCGGCGAAGGGGCCGAGCAGCGCGCGCCGATGGCCCACGCGGTCATCGGCGGGCTGATCACCTCCACCCTGCTCACCCTGTTCGTGGTGCCCGCGGTGTACACGATTCTCGATGACCTTTCCGGGGGCCTGGCGCGCCGCCGGCAGGCCCGGACGGAGGAGGCCGCCGTCGAATCGCCGGAGGCCCCGGCGCTGGCCGCCACGCAGGCCGGGAACCCGGCTTGA
- a CDS encoding FKBP-type peptidyl-prolyl cis-trans isomerase, which produces MGRRREVCALRRAVLLLLAVVGAACAPAPAAAPPQPITQELFSPEAEVELAQLQLHERGFYWRDIVVGQGRQAAPGLTVHIAYVVRMPNGAEVDRAEPEAPLMFKLGERQSIVAMELGLRGMNTGGVRQLVIPPHLAYGARGRGRVPPNATLVMIVRLVKVD; this is translated from the coding sequence ATGGGCCGCCGCCGCGAAGTGTGCGCGCTCCGTCGGGCGGTGCTGCTGCTGCTCGCGGTCGTAGGCGCGGCCTGTGCCCCGGCGCCCGCCGCCGCGCCGCCGCAGCCCATCACGCAGGAGCTGTTCTCTCCGGAAGCGGAAGTCGAGCTCGCGCAGCTGCAGTTGCACGAGCGCGGCTTCTACTGGCGTGACATCGTGGTCGGACAGGGCCGCCAGGCGGCACCGGGCCTGACGGTGCACATCGCCTACGTGGTGCGCATGCCCAACGGCGCGGAAGTGGACCGCGCCGAGCCCGAGGCGCCGCTGATGTTCAAGCTCGGCGAGCGGCAGTCGATCGTCGCCATGGAGCTCGGCCTCCGCGGCATGAACACGGGTGGCGTGCGCCAGCTGGTGATCCCGCCGCACCTGGCCTACGGCGCGCGTGGGCGTGGACGCGTGCCGCCGAACGCGACGCTGGTGATGATCGTGCGCCTCGTGAAGGTCGACTGA
- a CDS encoding TolC family protein, with protein MQSLTFRGALRWVAAVAVFAQPLGAQQASDTLRLTVEDAVARVLRASDESRIADAQLELADAAVLSARAAGLPQLRLSGSNQQVLKNARAAIVGAVFNQNYVYTANLNLQQAVFQGGRVFAAAQAASRAEQAAALTRDETRAQLAVQIQAVYLNAVFTARIAEIQATNRQLAEERVTQAEQLERAGRASRYDVLRARVERDNLEPELRAAVAARTLADLELRRLLDLPATQPVALVTALDGERVRTLATTADAGPASERAAVRAAELTAAARRAGIRVARADLLPTFTAGFTYGYLAFPTSPGIPTVLGDRGNEFCPPGAPPAQQCQNSGWFPDRNFSIQMSWPLFDGLRAKGQIDLAQAQARIAELQARQARESASIEVEQARAELARAQAVASARETTVREAQEAFELATLRLARGVGTQLEVSDAQLALLRARTTDARAVFDLYLAVAELARVRAEPIPLPDGGSVSIRPTH; from the coding sequence ATGCAATCCCTGACTTTCCGCGGCGCCCTTCGCTGGGTCGCCGCCGTTGCCGTCTTCGCACAGCCGCTCGGGGCGCAACAAGCCTCCGACACGCTTCGCCTCACGGTGGAGGACGCCGTCGCGCGCGTGCTCCGCGCCTCCGACGAGTCGCGCATTGCCGACGCGCAGCTCGAGCTCGCCGATGCCGCCGTCCTCTCGGCGCGCGCCGCCGGCCTGCCGCAGCTGCGCCTCAGCGGCTCCAACCAACAGGTCCTCAAGAACGCCCGCGCGGCCATCGTCGGCGCGGTGTTCAACCAGAACTACGTCTACACGGCGAACCTCAATCTCCAGCAGGCCGTGTTCCAGGGGGGTCGCGTGTTCGCGGCTGCACAGGCGGCGTCTCGCGCCGAGCAGGCCGCGGCGCTCACGCGCGACGAGACGCGTGCCCAGCTCGCCGTGCAGATCCAGGCCGTGTACCTCAACGCCGTCTTCACGGCGCGCATCGCCGAGATCCAGGCGACGAACCGCCAGCTCGCCGAGGAGCGCGTGACCCAGGCGGAACAGCTCGAACGCGCGGGCCGCGCCTCGCGTTATGATGTCCTCCGCGCCCGCGTCGAGCGCGACAATCTCGAACCGGAGCTCCGCGCCGCCGTCGCGGCGCGCACGCTCGCCGACCTCGAGCTGCGGCGCTTGCTTGACCTTCCCGCCACGCAGCCCGTCGCCCTCGTCACCGCGCTCGACGGCGAGCGTGTGCGCACCCTGGCGACCACGGCCGATGCCGGACCGGCCAGCGAGCGTGCGGCGGTCCGCGCGGCGGAACTCACCGCAGCGGCGCGACGCGCCGGCATCCGGGTGGCGCGTGCCGATCTGCTGCCGACGTTCACCGCCGGCTTCACCTACGGATACCTCGCGTTCCCCACGTCGCCCGGAATCCCGACGGTGCTCGGCGACCGCGGCAACGAGTTCTGCCCACCGGGCGCGCCGCCCGCCCAGCAGTGCCAGAACAGCGGCTGGTTCCCCGACCGCAACTTCTCGATCCAGATGAGCTGGCCGCTCTTCGACGGCCTCCGCGCCAAGGGCCAGATCGACCTCGCGCAGGCGCAGGCGCGCATCGCCGAACTGCAGGCCCGGCAGGCGCGCGAGTCGGCGTCCATCGAGGTCGAGCAGGCGCGCGCCGAACTCGCGCGCGCACAAGCCGTGGCCAGCGCCCGCGAGACCACGGTGCGCGAAGCCCAGGAAGCCTTCGAGCTCGCCACGCTGCGCCTCGCCCGGGGCGTCGGCACGCAGCTCGAGGTCTCCGACGCCCAACTCGCCTTGCTCCGCGCGCGCACGACCGACGCGCGCGCGGTGTTCGACCTCTACCTCGCCGTCGCGGAGCTGGCGCGTGTGCGCGCCGAACCCATCCCGCTGCCCGACGGTGGCTCAGTCTCCATCCGGCCGACCCATTGA
- a CDS encoding HD domain-containing phosphohydrolase — translation MRAVVEPSARHVLVVDDEEVIRTSLARFLRARGFDVTTAESGAAALTALQQERFVAMLSDIRMPEMTGLELVPKAHGLDPDLAIIMLTAVNDAPTATEALGMGAMDYLMKPVELGDLATALERALHKRALAIEQRKVERLIREEVAAQTEELRHERQRLHSMVIETVQALVRAQEAKDPFLRGHSDRVADLAGSIASALGLTDDDVDAIRMAARVMDVGKIGIRESVLNKPGALSADEFEHVKSHVTIGVEILSAIKPLAATLDPVRHHHEHFDGSGYPAGLSGERISLGGRILAAADTYDALTSVRAWREPMTPPDAIAFLEERSGTLLDPKVFAALRAIVTRRKTLSFLDPEPA, via the coding sequence ATGCGCGCCGTGGTCGAGCCGTCCGCGCGGCACGTCCTCGTGGTCGACGACGAAGAGGTGATTCGCACGTCGCTCGCGCGCTTCCTGCGCGCGCGCGGATTCGACGTCACCACCGCGGAGTCCGGCGCCGCCGCGCTCACGGCCCTGCAGCAGGAACGATTCGTCGCGATGCTCTCCGACATCCGCATGCCGGAGATGACGGGACTCGAGCTGGTGCCCAAGGCGCACGGGCTCGATCCGGACCTCGCCATCATCATGCTCACGGCCGTGAACGACGCGCCCACCGCCACCGAGGCGTTGGGCATGGGGGCGATGGACTACCTCATGAAGCCCGTCGAGCTCGGCGATCTCGCGACGGCGCTCGAGCGTGCACTGCACAAGCGCGCCCTCGCCATCGAGCAGCGCAAGGTCGAGCGCCTGATCCGCGAGGAAGTCGCCGCGCAGACCGAGGAGCTGCGCCACGAGCGCCAACGCCTGCACTCGATGGTCATCGAGACCGTGCAGGCGCTGGTCCGCGCGCAGGAAGCGAAGGACCCATTCCTCCGCGGCCACTCCGACCGCGTCGCCGATCTCGCCGGATCCATCGCCTCCGCGCTCGGCCTTACCGACGATGACGTCGATGCGATCCGCATGGCGGCGCGCGTCATGGACGTCGGCAAGATCGGCATCCGCGAGTCCGTGCTCAACAAGCCCGGCGCCCTCAGCGCCGACGAGTTCGAGCATGTGAAGAGTCACGTGACGATCGGGGTCGAGATCCTGTCCGCGATCAAGCCGCTCGCCGCGACGCTCGACCCCGTGCGACACCATCACGAGCACTTCGACGGCTCCGGGTATCCGGCCGGCCTTTCCGGCGAGCGGATCTCCCTCGGCGGACGCATCCTCGCCGCCGCCGATACCTACGATGCGCTGACGTCCGTCCGGGCCTGGCGCGAACCGATGACCCCGCCCGACGCCATCGCCTTCCTCGAGGAGCGGAGCGGGACCTTGCTCGACCCCAAGGTCTTTGCCGCCCTGCGCGCCATCGTGACCCGCCGGAAGACGCTCTCGTTCCTCGACCCCGAACCGGCCTGA